The Manduca sexta isolate Smith_Timp_Sample1 unplaced genomic scaffold, JHU_Msex_v1.0 HiC_scaffold_3158, whole genome shotgun sequence nucleotide sequence CTAGAAATCTAGGACTGTGCGTACTGTGTTCACGGCAATTGACCGAAATATTTTGAGTATAATAAACAAGTATGAATTCAAAGAGAACTTTATGAACTACGTAGGTTCTTCCTACCGGCATAAACTAGCCTTTTTGGTAATTAATGTATGCCACACATATATTCGCGTATTTTGACCAATCCTACATcaactttatacataaatatcactggtggtaggcctctcatacgtgagagttcgcctgggtaggttccactgcaatgtatatttctgccgcaaagcaGTAGCCTGTAGTTAatgttttgttccggtttgaagccaattgtagccagtgtaactactggacataatgagacagaTCTCATGTCCTAGgctggcgagtgcagtggaataccaaacaatacattgtaattcaaggtgttggatggtgtttctactgtttatgggcggtcgtatcgcttcccataaggcgaacggcaagctcgtctcgtcatacaaagcaataaaaaaataacacaaagtcaatattactttgccaaaatgtcaaatattttgacGTATACGCCAAAATATGTAGCGCCAGCATTATTGAACATAACTCATGTAACACCGTTCGTATCATGTTGAGTAATTGACATTATTGTTCTTCATACAAACATTGTATGAATccgtaaatttattaattaaaaatatgtaatagttCAACAATTACCGCAGATACATAATAGGTATTATTGACACAAAATTATCTACGATATATTGACGTGCGCGATACAATAATACGTCTAAACTTACCCCTATTCCGACGATCTTTGAAACACAATTATTGCACTGTACCAGTCAATAAACAGAGGTTACTTGTTTCCTCTCACAAGCTTAAAAATTAGCCGCCATTGATTTTGAAGAATATCAATTAACTTACCGCTAGATGGCGTGCTAAACccaaataattcaaatttgcAACTTCACTTCGGTTATTTTATAACCTTCCTAAGGGACACtgataattaaatgatttattatgtttacgcgaatattagacattaaaattaaactattttttttggatttaatcgcggttttaatattttagttttctcccgacgtttcgaaggctttacagccttcatggtcacgcgggggactgaggtgttggtcatttGCAAAATCAGTTACAagatctacctacattttacaattatacaacttttttaattttagctgttggtggtccgatctacgcagaatgagttcacagtgtcttgaagtatGGCGGCCGGTCTTTTggattccgatttaattaaatgtagaactggatcccaggcttgtgcaagctgccaaccatcttccctattaaaattcagatgttttttaatttcaatagcctcgcgaatcatcctgggcaggaatcgatGTTCTCTGGATTGGacaggatttgtggcttgtctagtcgcagacgATTGGAACCTCGTtcagtgttcagcgactgcagacttcgtagagcgtctgTGTTTCACgtcatttctttttgtttggaaaaattgtttaattttaatcacacagataaattaatattttatgcaggTAATAAAGCACAAAGTATAACTGCTGCGAATTTATTTGATCGAACCGTGTCTGAAAAGatgaattatttctttcatactATGCAGCCTAGTCTGCAgttgaaatattagaaaaatcaaaCTTAGAACAAACAATAATCCAGGTGATGGATTTAGATTCGtacctgtatattataaatcgGCCAAATAATGGGTTAATTAGACACTAACTGAATTTATATTCAGTACAGTTTTAGTCTAGATTTTGCACTGAACTATAAAAGTGATTATGTTATGTAGATTTACATTCtccattaatttataattaagtaaaaaaaaccgACTCGGTGGCgtcatgcgcggtacgacagcgctgatgccctaggttcgaatccctggtcgggcaaagtgatatttgggattttcagCACAGTATCAGGTCGAGTCTGggatttgtgctcgatatggcgataggctcgccccctatcacatcaagggacggaacacacttggcgaaaagtgggtgccctggttgcacctctgcaacTTCGGAggtaaatgcgtgatgtgtgagtgtttgtaaaaaaacaataaaactcatACTTGAAAACActttattatcacaaaataacAACGATGGAAACAGACCgacacttataaataaacaaattatatatacatatttatttacatgcttCACCAATATTCAAAACAGCGCAGGATTCTCGCACGAGACAAATTATGAAATTCAAACATGTccttataagtaattataacaataaaaattagaaattaattacaattcacTAGCTTCTGCTTTCCTTTTTgatactttgtaatattaaaaccgtgacGTCATTTaagaggtaaaaataaaaaatcgttaCCAAAATCTtgcaaaacttaaaaatattaaaggacTTCAGCTATCGAACGCTGCCGATAAGTTAATCCAGGAATTGTCTATTTGCCAAAATACATCCAAATCCAAGCAATTAgatctaacaaacatcttcacaaacttatcaaatagaattttataactatatttgGAATTCATATTTTATGCTGCCAATGTTATGGTCTGTTATGTTCTAATCATCTTTATGTTAAGTACTTTATATCACGGATATTGCTTGCTGGTCgctaaaattatgccggccttattTACAGTAAGCCAAAAATATAGCTGgactaatttaaatatacaatcacATATATCTTTtgctgttgttttttttttactaaagatATAAAAGTGAATAGTAATATATAGCATACAATACACTATGTTGAAGGACTGGTATAGgggttcaagtattacgtaacgcattcGAGAATTGATTCAGCTTCCTTACtatctaatttaaatatcaattttaatctGAGATGTCGCAAACCCAATACTTTCTCTCTTCAAGtttttcgtaataatacttctttttataatcCAATTATCCGTATGTGTAGACAATACAATGAAATAAGCAAAGATTATCCTAACTTAgacttatttaacaataacatcaaTTCTTACAAACGACACATCCACTATATTCTCAAAGATTCATAACTCTTAACCTCGCATATTGTTCACTTGTATCTACCAATCTTGTTATTCCATTCACCTAAGAGTACTCAAACTGTggttttatatatacttgctaTATGTAACTTTTACTTTCTAGAACACatgttttgggttataattatagtccaggtattatttttcatgtcataATATGATGCATTCATgattataacctgttttgtgtttaataaacaaataaataaataaaacacaattagggtggtcttgtaaaacgttacgatgcgttacagggcgGGAGGGGCctcatacaaagcgttatgtaacattgtttttttattttaaaacaataacaaaggtattttagcgactttccggtatattgcgtaaaataattgtaaatattgcaaaaaaaaatcattttagagttacataaattaaatttagttttatattcagtcttatatttagaatatactgcacttatggtgcagctaattgtttattgttatgtattatatgttcatgctgtgacagcctgtaattaaaacagcactgcagcaattacttatggaattgttaaaaaacaaactatgtaaggtgtatgttttgttggctgttcaaataaataaataaataaaaacttttggaGGAGGGGACGGGGGCGtgcaggaaaacgttacggcgcgttacatggggggtcaaaatactttaaaaattgtgttacgtaatacttgaacccTATTTTATTGGCAGATAACAAACACGACGCTCTCCCACTAACTttgattgtaaatttaaaaaaaaatgccaaatGTAAGTTACACTTATACAACAAaggatatttgttatttttatgcctTTGTTATTTGTCTTTGGATATGCCCAATGATAACATTAACTCAATTATTGCCATTCAAAAGAATCAAACAGCAGGCGGGCTGATGTAGGTTTACATctcaaaaactaaaaaacaaacatgACAGTAAATTTTGCTAATATGTTGATTTTTGTATACCAAGTCTTATACAAAAACGTCTATGGCAATTGTTAAGGAAGTAATAGAGAAATATTTTGGAGATGTGTGGTGATGGTGGCGGTGGTGACGCTGGTGGTGGTGGCGGTGGTGACACTGGTGGTGGTGGTCAGCTGGCGTGGTAGAGTCCGGCGAGCGCGTCCTGCAGCGCGCGCAGGCACGGCAGCGTGGCGCTGTAGCCGCCCGCCTTCTCACACTCGTTCTCCGCTCTGCAACACCACGAAATATGTTAactacatatctatatatataaaagaaagtggtgttagttacactatttaaaacTCAAGAAcagatgaaccgatttggctgtaAAATAGGgcagaggtagcttagaaccaggagacggacataggatactttttatcctgttcccacggaacgggacgtgacataagacttggtataaaaagcaaaatttggtatggagatagcaTAAGACCCTGggaggttataggctactatcccgggaaaatatatagtggaacttttatcctggaaaactccttcacgcgagcgaagccgcgagcaaaagctagtgtacatatatattttacctaTCACTGCTATAggataagaaacaaaatataactccAACCATTTCTTATTGCCTCTGAAGGCAGATGAGTTAATCACCCTTGCCATCTACATGAGTCATGTTGACTAAGGTAAAACCAGGcggtaagatatttgtattcgatcaaatagcaaccaccgtacacaagtaaAACTCTCCATAGAGGCCCaagtaattgtataatattctgGATAAACCTGTATATGCAGATTTGCATtgacaaaacaattatttctcATCACTCTATTGCACTTCCCATCAAATACAGTGAGGTCATTTTACCatggtaagtataaaaaatatcttacctaACGTGTTTTAAATATCCACAGTTGACTATATTGGCTATGGACGGAGCGTCTGGACCACAACGGTCTGGTACAGCCAGTGGTTCATATTTATACAATGGACCTTCTTCTATTATGGGAATTGGCTGGTTACTTGCCCCACGGGTAAATTGCACACCAGAAGAGAATTGTGTtacctgaaaaaaaattatatcacatATCCTTCAAAACAGAATCACATACATAAGCCCATTTTCCCATTAATGGGACGGGCAGATGTATAACATGATTTTCTACAAGCTATATTAATGCTATGTAATAGGGAGCAAAACATTGCCATATCAGATTTCAGACTGAAAACGAAACTAAGATAGATTACTTTGCATAAATGATTTTTCACTGTATGTAGACCGTAAACTATGTAAACTAAACTCTGTCCTATGTGTAATTCTCTTGTCAGTGCAAGCTATGCTTAGTTCTTAGTTAATTACCAATGGAACAGCAGACGCCAATTCCTCCTGTTTATTAGCCATGTTTTGCGCAAACGTATTCAGTATGTCTTTGGCATCTCCATCTGCAAACATCAGCTCATCAATGAGCGCTTCTTTCTCCGTATCTTTTGTTTCTTGGCCTCTTGTTCTAACCGTGATAGCTCCTGCCTGCGTAGTTCCTCTAATTCTTTCTCTTTCTCTAATACCTCTTCTAATTGTACAGCTTCTCTACCTGAAAATACCAAATTCGGTActtagacaaaaaaaatattttgttaagcaATACCAAAATTCATTAAACATAAGGCAATTATCTATAgtgtaaaacataattttgcaaaaaatgGTATACATATAGTGGGATTGTTCACCAAGTCTTTCTTATGCACAAAATGTAATGATGGCACTCAGTGATGTCGTCATTCAATAATGCAACTCTTTTCCCATTGTTTGACAGTTATCCTTTCCACtaaatttcaatacattaaaacttatttatttattaaaggaatattgaaaattctttttatgcTAGATTTTTGATGTCATATCTTTTTGTTAAATGTCTTATAATGCCTTTTAAtgtgtacaataataattagaagACATATTTGTGTTTGTCCTACCAAGCCAAGAAAATTCCGCATCATgccaattttcatatttttttttttgtattatttagttacatcaaaacataaataatttgtattattaatacagAATGGTTTCCGACTCTCTATTAAGAGTTATTTAGCATCAGACAACATTGACTGTGTTGGCGGTCaacatgttaaatttaattacctatTTTTGCCTTATTCTTCATAATAAGctctttgttttcttttttatactgttCTATCCTTTTGTTAGTCTCTACAACatctatattatttgttaagttGTACACAATAGTCTCAATTTCTTCTAAATAATCATTATAGTCCCGGAGTGTTGCAAAatcttcttcttttttattataatcccGCAAAACTCTCTTCCTAATATCAACTTCTTTCTCAACCATGGGGTCTTCGAAGAGTTGGACCCTGAAATTGCCTCTTCTGAGGAGAATGTTACAGTCTGGACATGTTCCGGAACCTGgagagaatattttaaatatgatgcTTGATGCCcagtatttcttttaaatttctattgtATAATGAAAAATCTATCGTTTTAACAGTGAAGTTAttgattgttgtaaatatttttttgctaatgATACTCCATACAAAAGGCTCTGTCTTTAAAAGAGCTGGTACCataaaaattgattattaaaaatcactaatagttatattgtattaaatatagatatggCAAGAGTTGCTAATTTTATAGCCAACTGGGTAATAATTTACATTCTTCAATTCTTTTaagattttatatcttttaaaatacaaacgttttctatcCACAGAAACTAAAAGATAACATTGTAAATAAGTTTACCTTTCAAGAATAATAAATCTACACAACTTTCACATAACACATGACCACACACATTTACCATCAATTTAAGCGAGGGATTGCGATATTTCGTTGTTTTACAACGCGGACACGCTTGGTCAtccatttttatgtattttacaaatataaaaacgaaataataagTAGTTTTACACAGTTTTTATTAGCCGGCAAACATGTTTCCAATTACCACGCAAAAATGTTTTTCACGTTTTTAAATTGACGTTTATAATTTCATTCTAAACATATTCTATACCTATTAGATTTATAGAGAAAAACATTATTACTAAATCGATATCAGTATGTATCGATATTTTAGTCGATTTCTTAAAAAGCTAAGCTCAAAATAAAGTACCTACCCAAACggtaaattacaatttatttattcaatgtcTCAAgccgatataattatataattacaatacctAACTTTCAACTTACTAACTCAATTTAAAAgagactattttatattatgtctcGGCGTTAGTCTCATCTCTGCTTTGAGATATCTGCAGAGTTGATATCTCTATTAGATTTAACACCTTGCAACAGCCTGTGCACCTTACTGACAAGACATGAatgatttattgagaacagATTATATCTCATATATTTGAAAAgcaatattttcatgttttgcCTTccatttttgtatagaaatctaaatatatttacaggaaCAAATAGTGAAATATGAATTTAGCTTTAAGGCAAGTTCTAACGAGGCAATCATTTCGATTATGTGACAGATATGCGCACAAAAATGTAGCAAAACAAATTCCGCTAACCTCACAATGTTCTGTTATACAATACTGTAAATATTCTGATAATCCAACGGAGTCGCGTAGACTGCCGCAGTTGATGGAGTTCCCGCCTGTCGTGTGGCCTTCGTTCATAAAGTTCGTCAAGAATTGGatgttttcaaattttattatcagaCCTTATTTTGATCAAGAATTCAGTCTCGGCGAATTTATAGAAGCTTCGAAGCATGCAGTTCAGGTATGATTAACGGCATTTTTGCCCTTTACAAATTTGGTCATCAAACCTGTCCTTAGACTGGAACATccgtaatttcaaaaacaatttcgCCTCGTACATTGTATAGGGCACGCGAACTCATTTCAACttaatttagaaaaattataaaactctaAAGATACTGGCAATATACCATTgtagaattaataaattaaagtctCTAGTAAAGTGTGAACCCTCAGTTATATTCTTCCTGAGAAGGCTTGATATATAAACAGCGCCCCCATTGCAAAAACCTATCCCCAATATGATGTTTAATGCCTAGCGCCAGGTTGTTTCAGACGCCTTACAACAAAGCGATTTCAAGGCATTGGAAGGTCTGGTGGAGAAGGATGCGATCGCTGCATTGAAAACTGCCGTCTCCAAGCTGTCTGTCTCACAGAGACAATTACTTGCCATTGACAaggaggatatattttatgcctTCCCGTACCAGGTAATTTAACAGcatatggtgttgctactgttaatGATTGTTTCAATTCACCCCACTTAACATTTGGGCCATATATTCTAGATCAGAGTAAACTTGTAACATGACtgttatttttgtgaaattagtGTGGAATTCTATTAGCCAATTTCCATTGGCataaacacaaaatttaaatatttatttactcaaaggaacaaatcaaaataaattaaacaaaaagctAAATGTTGTTTCTATTATGAGTTGTCACAGCGTGCATAAAATCCAAAATGAATTAAAGGATAAAACAGGGTAAAATAGGGAAGGGGGTAATTagctcattataataaaaaggacacaagcattaatatttatgaaccaTAGACATGAGGGTGATAACTAACACTGGCATACTCTAGGCTGTAATAGGTATTATTCAGTATTCTGTAATAGACGCAATCAAGGTGGCAATATGTGCTgattttgcatttaaatataatgaacttgttagtaaaataaaatactttatttatcacataggtGAACAAACTTGTACTTATGATAATTCAGAACaatacataagaataattattatttctgaaaacACTTAAGGTCACTTAATAACCATGGACATTTTAAATCAGGGATAAAATTCTTAAGGAATACGAGGTAATAAGGTCAAACAAAGTAGCCAGCACTGGTTGGCAGGTAGGAGGAAATATAAGGCTAACATGTCTCGATCCTATAATAGAATAGACCGGTATAGAGTAAGGATATCATTGTTGATGTGTTTACATTTAGATAAGCTTTAACACTACTTTGGGATCCGTTAATTATAGCATGCaaaaatgcattataatatGCTTGATATAAACTGTCGAAAAATGTGGCATGGGGAACCAAGGTTCAAAAGCAGTGAGGCCACTTTGTTGTGCTTTCCATAAAAATGATTTAGAATAACAAAGCATTGTGCTGCACTGATAATTAGTACATTAGAATACAGAtgcttaaaagtatttaaaaagctcaataagatatatttttattaaattgctaTAATAGATGTATGAATTGAAAGGTCTTCATGTTTCATTGTTgtcaaaaatctaaaaatactttattttcagGTGGGAGTTATGTTTGATGACTCGGATAAAAGATGGGTGGAGATCACTATGTGCTATCATGTGCTAAGAGGTCTAAAGCACATGAAGGAGAGTGGGGACCTG carries:
- the LOC119192782 gene encoding LOW QUALITY PROTEIN: CDK-activating kinase assembly factor MAT1-like (The sequence of the model RefSeq protein was modified relative to this genomic sequence to represent the inferred CDS: inserted 1 base in 1 codon); its protein translation is MDDQACPRCKTTKYRNPSLKLMVNVCGHVLCESCVDLLFLKGSGTCPDCNILLRRGNFRVQLFEDPMVEKEVDIRKRVLRDYNKKEEDFATLRDYNDYLEEIETIVYNLTNNIDVVETNKRIEQYKKENKELIMKNKAKIGREAVQLEEVLEKEKELEELRRQELSRLEQEAKKQKIRXKEALIDELMFADGDAKDILNTFAQNMANKQEELASAVPLVTQFSSGVQFTRGASNQPIPIIEEGPLYKYEPLAVPDRCGPDAPSIANIVNCGYLKHVRAENECEKAGGYSATLPCLRALQDALAGLYHAS
- the LOC115447394 gene encoding m-AAA protease-interacting protein 1, mitochondrial translates to MNLALRQVLTRQSFRLCDRYAHKNVAKQIPLTSQCSVIQYCKYSDNPTESRRLPQLMEFPPVVWPSFIKFVKNWMFSNFIIRPYFDQEFSLGEFIEASKHAVQVVSDALQQSDFKALEGLVEKDAIAALKTAVSKLSVSQRQLLAIDKEDIFYAFPYQVGVMFDDSDKRWVEITMCYHVLRGLKHMKESGDLPPVSLGVQPEYQDNIFILNYRFIREFTKGVEDSWWVNIVNHFQPHTIVKKM